A stretch of the Lolium perenne isolate Kyuss_39 chromosome 3, Kyuss_2.0, whole genome shotgun sequence genome encodes the following:
- the LOC127342570 gene encoding uncharacterized protein, which yields MASAASPPWVILGSVLRVAATDADLPPGADLSLALPAPPRVAILTIPPRIFPGRTTPNNFPSVLAADASGLLLLHADQGPATGPTIIDLPNRQEFCWLPTVAGYFVLDANSASALPLPNAKYIMHPGHLGLLASPARDGHYVVAELQMILGGHTADILCFSSKVGEWVFKKVAYPLPSRLLGPNGVVSHAGRLWWVDLSWCLLTADPFADAPVLKVVPLPEGKALKPREAWGLLDKYRCVGVSAGKLRFVDMYRNRNAAGAAQISVWTLADPDSTQWTLDCQATFGEICDDVTYKATGLPRKIPVLALIHPTNPDVVYFFLDEYMLGVDVRARKLVECEVYELVEPPTEHVATRFVHAWQLPRALCSGSTKETEDGVNEDLRDENGE from the exons ATGGCGTCCGCCGCGTCGCCGCCGTGGGTCATCCTGGGGAGCGTGTTACGGGTGGCGGCCACCGACGCGGACCTCCCACCGGGCGCCGACCTCTCCCTCGCCCTGCCGGCGCCGCCGCGCGTCGCGATCCTCACCATCCCGCCGCGCATCTTCCCAGGACGCACCACCCCGAACAACTTCCCGTCCGTGCTCGCCGCCGACGCCTCGGGCCTCCTCCTGCTCCACGCCGACCAGGGCCCCGCCACGGGCCCCACCATCATCGACCTCCCCAACCGCCAGGAGTTCTGCTGGCTCCCCACCGTCGCCGGCTACTTCGTGCTCGACGCCAACTCCGCCTCCGCCCTCCCGCTCCCCAACGCCAAGTACATCATGCACCCGGGCCACCTCGGCCTCCTCGCCTCCCCCGCCCGCGACGGCCACTACGTGGTCGCCGAGCTGCAGATGATCCTCGGCGGCCACACCGCCGACATCCTCTGCTTCTCCTCCAAGGTCGGGGAGTGGGTCTTCAAGAAGGTCGCCTACCCGCTGCCGTCCCGCCTGCTCGGCCCCAACGGCGTCGTCTCGCACGCCGGGAGGCTCTGGTGGGTCGACCTCTCCTGGTGCCTCCTCACCGCCGACCCTTTCGCCGACGCGCCGGTGCTCAAGGTCGTCCCGCTTCCGGAGGGCAAGGCGCTCAAGCCCAGGGAGGCCTGGGGGCTGCTCGACAAGTACCGCTGCGTCGGCGTCAGCGCCGGCAAGCTGCGCTTCGTGGACATGTACAGGAACCGCAACGCCGCCGGCGCCGCGCAGATCAGCGTGTGGACGCTCGCCGATCCGGACTCCACCCAGTGGACGCTCGACTGCCAGGCCACCTTCGGGGAGATCTGCGACGACGTCACCTACAAGGCCACTGGTCTGCCGAGGAAGATCCCTGTGCTCGcgctcatccacccaaccaaccCCGACGTCGTCTACTTCTTCCTGGACGAGTACATGCTCGGCGTCGACGTGCGTGCTCGCAAGCTTGTGGAGTGCGAGGTCTACGAGCTGGTTGAGCCGCCCACCGAACACGTCGCCACCCGTTTCGTTCACGCTTGGCAGCTGCCACGGGCTCTCTGCTCAG GTTCTACAAAGGAGACTGAAGATGGCGTGAATGAAGATCTGCGAGACGAAAATGGAGAATAA